From the Quercus lobata isolate SW786 chromosome 6, ValleyOak3.0 Primary Assembly, whole genome shotgun sequence genome, one window contains:
- the LOC115994059 gene encoding caffeic acid 3-O-methyltransferase 1-like produces MSSKESQIGAFTNGEDSLSQYAMQLATASVLPMVLKAAIELGVLEILDRAGPGALLSTSQIASQLPNHSNQDKSLLLDCMLKLLASHSILTCSIATPQHDGQVSRLYGLAPVSKYFIKDKDEFGGSLAPFLDLFQDKVTMNIWYHLKDAILEGGIPFSKAYGMEANEYARKDDKFRDIFMGSMKDLNPLVMKKILEKYKGFEGLKLLVDVGGGDGTLLNMIISKYPTIKGVNFDLASVIEKSPSYPGIEHVAGDMFVSIPKGDAIFIKWVLHHWDEKQCLKVLKNCYEALPDQGKVIVVDMVIPETPTTTGDEKSLFQLYSFLMNSNPKRKERTEREFERLAKDAGFSGIQVACCAYNFSVVEFYKNM; encoded by the exons ATGAGCTCCAAGGAAAGCCAGATTGGGGCATTCACCAATGGAGAGGACAGTCTTTCCCAGTATGCAATGCAACTGGCTACTGCATCAGTGTTGCCCATGGTATTGAAAGCCGCAATAGAGCTTGGTGTGCTTGAGATTTTGGATAGAGCTGGTCCTGGAGCACTTCTTTCTACTTCCCAAATAGCATCCCAACTACCCAATCACAGCAATCAAGACAAGTCTTTGCTTCTTGATTGTATGCTCAAGCTTCTTGCTAGCCACTCTATACTCACTTGTTCTATTGCCACCCCTCAGCATGATGGCCAAGTTTCCAGGCTTTATGGTCTGGCACCTGTTTCCAAATACTTCATCAAAGACAAGGATGAATTTGGAGGATCACTTGCACCCTTCTTAGATTTGTTCCAGGACAAAGTCACGATGAATATCTG GTACCATTTGAAAGATGCAATTTTGGAAGGAGGAATTCCATTTTCCAAGGCTTATGGGATGGAAGCAAATGAGTACGCTAGGAAGGATGACAAATTCCGTGACATTTTCATGGGCTCAATGAAAGATTTGAACCCATTAGTTATGAAGAAGATTCTTGAGAAATACAAGGGCTTTGAAGGTCTGAAATTGCTGGTGGATGTAGGAGGTGGTGATGGCACTCTCCTTAACATGATCATCTCCAAGTACCCTACCATTAAGGGTGTCAACTTTGACTTGGCCTCTGTTATAGAAAAGTCACCCTCCTATCCTG GTATCGAGCACGTTGCGGGAGACATGTTTGTAAGTATTCCAAAAGGAGATGCCATTTTTATTAAG TGGGTACTCCATCATTGGGACGAGAAACAATGCTTAAAGGTATTAAAAAATTGCTATGAAGCACTACCAGACCAGGGAAAAGTGATAGTAGTAGATATGGTGATTCCAGAAACCCCTACAACTACTGGTGATGAGAAAAGCTTGTTTCAGTTATATTCGTTCCTGATGAATTCAAACCCTAAGAGAAAGGAGAGGACAGAAAGAGAATTTGAAAGATTGGCAAAAGATGCAGGATTTTCGGGTATTCAAGTGGCATGTTGTGCTTATAATTTTTCGGTTGTGGAATTCTACAAAAATATGTAA